In Haloarcula salinisoli, one genomic interval encodes:
- a CDS encoding adenylosuccinate synthase produces the protein MTVTIVGSQLGDEGKGGIVDLYGDDVDVVARYQGGDNAGHTVVHEGETYKLSLVPSGAIRGKVGVLGNGCVVNPRTLFDELDTLQERGLDPDVRIAERAHIIFPFHRVLDGIEEQVKSESDSEVGTTGRGIGPTYEDKAGRRGIRAGDLLHPDVLRERLEYIVPQKRAVVEDVYGMDVDDLENPEALDVEALYEEFRDYGERFAEEDMTVNASVFLTEKMAEGKNVMLEGAQGTTIDIDHGNYPYVTSSNPTAGGATTGTGLSPGVVGGGEVIGIVKAYLTRVGSGPLPTELGGVVGDTPGYEEQGQGENEELATQIREEGGEYGTVTGRPRRVAWLDMPMLRHAARVSGFTGLAINHLDVLAGLDEVKVGDAYRLDGEELHTLPATTEEWGRCEATYRTFDGWPEVDWGSAASEGFEALPENARAYVEYIEDELETPAYAIGVGPGRGETIVRERPF, from the coding sequence ATGACCGTAACCATCGTCGGCTCACAGCTCGGCGACGAGGGCAAGGGCGGCATCGTCGACCTGTACGGCGACGACGTGGACGTCGTCGCGCGGTATCAGGGCGGCGATAACGCCGGCCACACCGTCGTTCACGAGGGTGAGACCTACAAGCTCTCCCTCGTCCCGAGCGGAGCCATCCGCGGCAAGGTCGGCGTGCTGGGCAACGGCTGCGTCGTCAACCCGCGAACACTGTTCGACGAGCTAGACACACTCCAGGAGCGCGGTCTGGACCCGGACGTGCGTATCGCCGAGCGCGCGCATATCATCTTCCCGTTCCACCGCGTGCTCGACGGTATCGAAGAGCAAGTCAAGAGCGAATCCGACAGCGAAGTCGGCACCACGGGCCGGGGTATCGGCCCGACCTACGAGGACAAGGCCGGCCGCCGGGGCATCCGGGCCGGCGACCTGCTCCACCCCGACGTGCTCCGTGAGCGACTGGAGTACATCGTCCCGCAGAAACGCGCCGTCGTCGAGGACGTCTACGGCATGGACGTCGACGACCTGGAGAACCCCGAAGCGCTGGATGTCGAGGCCCTCTACGAGGAGTTCCGCGACTACGGTGAGCGCTTCGCCGAGGAGGACATGACGGTCAACGCCAGCGTCTTCCTCACCGAGAAGATGGCCGAGGGAAAGAACGTGATGCTCGAGGGCGCCCAGGGGACTACCATCGACATCGACCACGGGAACTACCCCTACGTAACCTCCTCGAACCCCACCGCGGGCGGCGCCACAACGGGCACCGGACTCAGCCCCGGCGTCGTCGGCGGCGGCGAGGTAATCGGTATCGTCAAGGCCTACCTGACCCGCGTCGGTAGCGGACCCCTGCCCACGGAGCTGGGCGGCGTCGTCGGCGACACGCCCGGCTACGAGGAACAGGGCCAAGGGGAAAACGAGGAACTCGCGACCCAGATTCGCGAGGAGGGCGGCGAGTACGGCACCGTCACCGGCCGGCCCCGACGGGTCGCCTGGCTCGACATGCCGATGTTGCGCCACGCCGCCCGCGTCTCGGGCTTTACCGGCCTCGCCATCAACCACCTCGACGTGCTGGCCGGTCTGGACGAGGTCAAAGTGGGCGACGCCTACCGGCTCGACGGCGAGGAGCTGCACACGCTGCCGGCCACCACCGAGGAGTGGGGCCGCTGCGAGGCGACGTACCGAACCTTCGACGGCTGGCCCGAAGTCGACTGGGGCTCGGCCGCCAGCGAGGGGTTCGAGGCGCTGCCCGAGAACGCTCGCGCATACGTCGAGTACATAGAGGACGAACTGGAGACGCCGGCCTACGCCATCGGCGTCGGTCCCGGCCGCGGCGAGACTATCGTCCGCGAGCGCCCATTCTAG
- a CDS encoding DUF7524 family protein yields the protein MSDALTVHVNRESLHSLSVPDSFEASDSFDVVLVNHGESTHVHLHLDDALSEQAAIEAPNHHVEGGGERTVRVRRTDDGRARGNLKVVTAYGSTTRLVDVVLTEPAATDESVQVDEELAKPQPRTDDGGLSTVGSVPLGPLLAASGLAVGLAVGAGAVFGSVVAVVASLTVALLIIGTVAWLLAAQP from the coding sequence GTGTCCGACGCCCTGACTGTCCACGTCAATCGGGAGTCCCTCCACAGCCTGTCGGTCCCCGACAGCTTCGAGGCGAGCGACAGCTTCGACGTGGTGCTGGTCAACCACGGCGAGTCCACGCACGTCCACCTCCATCTCGACGACGCCCTCTCCGAACAGGCCGCCATCGAGGCCCCGAATCATCACGTCGAGGGCGGCGGGGAACGCACAGTCCGGGTGCGACGGACCGATGACGGTCGCGCCCGCGGGAACCTGAAAGTGGTCACCGCCTACGGTTCGACGACCCGCCTCGTCGACGTGGTGCTGACCGAGCCGGCGGCCACCGACGAGTCAGTCCAGGTCGACGAGGAGCTGGCGAAACCGCAACCACGGACCGACGACGGAGGGCTCTCGACCGTCGGGTCGGTTCCGCTGGGCCCCCTGCTGGCCGCGAGCGGGTTGGCCGTCGGGCTCGCGGTGGGTGCCGGGGCAGTCTTCGGCAGCGTCGTTGCAGTGGTCGCTTCGCTCACCGTTGCCCTCCTCATCATCGGTACCGTCGCCTGGCTGCTCGCAGCCCAGCCCTAG
- a CDS encoding DUF6684 family protein, producing the protein MELFGFDKDTLLDLTVNVIPLGIILFFIAAFAVVNPFGFDAVFSGLQFSLMVSMFLLLAVLTYYAGKAIEGAEEAADHAAIEEPNATTGTLDDEESQDGELAGEDDELPEA; encoded by the coding sequence ATGGAACTGTTCGGGTTCGACAAGGACACGCTGCTGGACCTCACTGTCAACGTTATCCCGCTTGGTATCATCCTCTTTTTCATCGCGGCCTTCGCGGTCGTGAATCCGTTCGGCTTTGACGCCGTCTTCAGCGGGCTCCAGTTCTCGCTGATGGTCTCGATGTTCCTGCTGCTGGCGGTGCTGACGTACTACGCCGGCAAGGCCATCGAGGGCGCGGAGGAGGCGGCCGACCACGCCGCCATAGAGGAACCGAACGCCACGACCGGTACGCTGGACGACGAGGAGTCCCAGGATGGGGAACTGGCCGGCGAAGACGACGAGCTCCCCGAGGCGTAA
- a CDS encoding methytransferase partner Trm112 produces the protein MKEDLMDIICCPLDKHDLDLDVAERDDEEILSGTLTCTECGERFPIEDGIPNLLPPDMREEAPA, from the coding sequence ATGAAAGAGGACCTGATGGACATCATCTGCTGTCCGCTGGACAAACACGACCTCGACCTCGACGTCGCGGAGCGCGACGACGAGGAGATTCTCTCGGGTACCCTCACCTGCACGGAGTGCGGTGAGCGCTTCCCTATCGAGGACGGCATCCCGAACCTCCTCCCGCCGGATATGCGCGAGGAAGCCCCCGCGTAA
- the ctaD gene encoding cytochrome c oxidase subunit I codes for MAVGDLVLTGLMAVLLVGIIALLTRIENWRSYTPLAGGGTATGEDAAVLNREKPAGIIRWLTTVDHKDIGLLYGLYGIIAFAVGGIMAMLIRVQLIAPGGAILGANAYNSILTSHGITMLFLFGTPIIAAFANYFIPLLIGADDMAFPRINAIAFWLLPPAALLIWAGFFLAPVTENMIEPAQTAWTMYTPLSVEQANPGVDLMLLGLHLSGVAATMGAINFIATVFTERGEDVSWANLDIFSWTILTQSALILFAFPLLGSAIVMLLLDRNLQTTFFAVEGGGPLLWQHLFWFFGHPEVYILVLPPMGLVSLILPKFSGRKLFGFKFVVYSTLAIGVLSFGVWAHHMFSTGMDPRLRASFMAVSLAIAIPSAVKTFNWITTMWNGRLRLTTPMLFCIGFISNFIIGGVTGVFLAAIPVDLVLHDTYYVVGHFHYIVMGAIGFAVFAGIYYWFPVFTGRMYQRTLGKAHFWLSMIGTNLTFFAMLALGYLGMPRRYATYQFDGAIAPLAQVSTYHLLATVGAFILLVGQLIFVWNLLQSWLEGPKVEDGDPWNLERDGMLDKEWEWYDRKLETAITDGGEDDEKSALTDGGEPKSDD; via the coding sequence ATGGCTGTAGGAGATCTAGTGCTGACGGGGTTGATGGCCGTCCTCCTCGTCGGCATCATCGCGCTGCTCACGCGCATCGAGAACTGGCGGTCGTACACGCCGCTTGCCGGAGGTGGCACCGCGACCGGTGAGGACGCCGCCGTCCTCAACCGGGAGAAACCCGCGGGTATCATCCGCTGGCTGACGACCGTCGACCACAAAGACATCGGATTGCTGTACGGGCTGTACGGTATCATCGCCTTCGCCGTCGGGGGTATCATGGCGATGCTCATCCGCGTCCAACTCATCGCCCCGGGCGGAGCGATACTGGGGGCGAACGCGTACAACTCAATCCTGACGAGCCACGGCATCACGATGCTGTTCCTGTTCGGAACGCCAATCATCGCGGCCTTTGCGAACTACTTCATCCCGCTGCTCATCGGTGCCGACGACATGGCGTTCCCGCGTATCAACGCCATCGCGTTCTGGCTGCTCCCGCCCGCCGCCCTCCTCATCTGGGCCGGGTTCTTCCTGGCGCCGGTCACCGAGAACATGATCGAGCCGGCACAGACGGCCTGGACGATGTACACGCCCCTGTCGGTCGAGCAGGCCAACCCCGGCGTCGACCTGATGCTGCTGGGGCTGCACCTCTCGGGGGTCGCCGCGACGATGGGTGCCATCAACTTCATCGCGACCGTCTTCACCGAGCGCGGTGAGGACGTCAGCTGGGCGAACCTCGATATCTTCTCGTGGACCATCCTCACCCAGTCGGCGCTCATCCTCTTTGCCTTCCCGCTGCTGGGCAGCGCTATCGTGATGTTGCTGCTGGACCGTAACCTCCAGACGACGTTCTTCGCCGTGGAGGGTGGCGGCCCGCTGCTGTGGCAACATCTGTTCTGGTTCTTCGGCCACCCCGAGGTGTACATCCTCGTGCTCCCGCCGATGGGCCTGGTCAGTCTCATCCTGCCGAAGTTCTCCGGCCGGAAGCTGTTTGGCTTCAAGTTCGTCGTCTACTCCACGCTGGCTATCGGCGTGCTCTCCTTCGGCGTGTGGGCCCACCACATGTTCTCGACGGGGATGGACCCGCGACTGCGGGCCTCCTTTATGGCGGTCTCGCTGGCTATCGCGATACCCAGCGCCGTCAAGACGTTCAACTGGATTACGACGATGTGGAACGGCCGCCTGCGCCTGACCACCCCGATGCTGTTCTGTATCGGCTTCATCTCGAACTTCATCATCGGCGGTGTCACCGGCGTCTTCCTCGCTGCAATCCCCGTCGACCTGGTGCTGCACGACACCTACTACGTCGTGGGTCACTTCCACTACATCGTCATGGGCGCTATCGGCTTTGCCGTCTTCGCGGGCATCTACTACTGGTTCCCCGTCTTCACCGGTCGGATGTACCAGCGCACGCTCGGGAAGGCCCACTTCTGGCTCTCGATGATCGGGACCAACCTCACGTTCTTCGCGATGCTGGCGCTGGGGTATCTGGGTATGCCGCGCCGCTACGCGACCTACCAGTTCGACGGCGCCATCGCGCCGCTGGCACAGGTAAGCACGTACCACCTGCTGGCCACGGTTGGCGCCTTTATCCTGCTGGTCGGCCAGCTCATCTTCGTCTGGAACCTGCTGCAGTCCTGGCTCGAAGGGCCGAAGGTAGAGGACGGCGACCCGTGGAACCTCGAGCGCGACGGAATGCTCGACAAGGAGTGGGAGTGGTACGACCGCAAGCTGGAGACGGCTATCACCGACGGCGGCGAGGACGACGAGAAATCTGCGCTGACCGACGGCGGTGAGCCGAAATCGGACGATTGA
- a CDS encoding DUF7527 domain-containing protein, with amino-acid sequence MSMRTVELVSEWDTVPFDGGYDGLQSLSDQGFSGAVTTGPTQLFMLNGTVVGVLEGDIEAFDGADGTARAAPHDALPLLVVMQDRADSPRAQYYTEDTPISDVDRTLEDGNFTGFVELSENVLSGDYYMVYHQGRSMSVAWVGNSQRLITDEEAFEQADGEVGIYKVMPADIEPVEIPEPTTPTDDTEEAVAGSATAVDERADAPEETATAASGETTTDSAPAEEAADPASDAGSDSSADDSAATASDRSDPSDDAGSGTASATDVSERGGGAAGPPGSKAAGASQGAAVDRTQRDETDTTGADSGTTAEAPATDAESGPTEPANPAPTETEPTPKDGGTAEARTETEPTPKDGGTAEARTETEPTPKDGGTAEARTEPPEPSGGRTTQAETADSPTDRTGTASTDEGVGDSQTAAGAVDNDAVSDLETRSIPSLDPERSSSTPEQTTPTQSTTATQSTSSESPSAESASADSSSTAGAADPESTESQSGTSAATQKSQSQDSQSTPSPELQATLEEREAEIAELEGEIRDLSAENEDLAAERDRLLDELEEARAEIRRLEEELAAAGGTAPSEQTLSAAEAIDGTNLFVRYHSKGEATLETAQSGSADRASVEENLRLEYHTQFDADEAVVDGEAFEEFLHGSIQYRFVDWLVRNLLYEIQSTGHESAMGVLYDAIPKVDRAELNGKVSVTYTEDGQEHRSQETFDVVVRDRMGNPLVVANINDARQPATDGQMTDIVRNAERVGSASDSLAAAFLVTSSFFEPEALETAREATSSGLFSRDKRKSFVNLSRKGGYHLCLLEARNKEFHLAVPEL; translated from the coding sequence ATGAGTATGCGTACGGTAGAGCTAGTATCCGAGTGGGACACGGTGCCCTTCGACGGCGGCTACGACGGACTCCAGTCCCTCTCCGACCAGGGTTTCTCCGGTGCCGTCACGACTGGCCCCACACAGCTTTTCATGCTGAACGGGACCGTCGTCGGCGTCCTCGAGGGCGATATCGAAGCCTTCGATGGCGCCGACGGCACCGCACGAGCAGCGCCACACGATGCATTACCTTTGCTGGTCGTGATGCAGGACCGGGCGGACAGCCCGCGGGCACAGTACTACACAGAGGACACGCCGATCTCGGACGTCGACCGGACGCTCGAAGACGGGAACTTCACCGGGTTTGTCGAGCTGTCCGAGAACGTGCTCTCGGGGGATTACTACATGGTCTACCACCAGGGGCGTTCGATGAGCGTCGCCTGGGTAGGGAACTCACAGCGGCTCATCACGGACGAGGAAGCCTTCGAACAGGCCGACGGCGAAGTGGGTATCTACAAGGTCATGCCGGCCGACATCGAGCCAGTCGAGATTCCCGAACCGACGACACCGACAGACGATACCGAGGAGGCGGTGGCTGGGTCGGCCACGGCGGTCGACGAACGAGCGGATGCGCCCGAGGAAACGGCGACAGCGGCGTCGGGCGAGACGACGACAGACAGCGCGCCAGCCGAGGAGGCGGCGGACCCGGCCAGCGATGCAGGTTCGGACTCGTCCGCCGACGACAGCGCGGCCACTGCGAGCGACCGGTCGGACCCGAGCGACGACGCCGGGTCCGGAACGGCGTCTGCCACGGACGTCTCCGAACGAGGGGGCGGCGCGGCCGGACCACCAGGGTCCAAAGCGGCCGGTGCGAGTCAGGGGGCGGCCGTCGACAGGACACAGCGCGACGAGACGGATACTACTGGGGCCGACAGCGGGACCACGGCGGAGGCGCCCGCCACCGACGCGGAGTCTGGGCCAACCGAACCGGCGAACCCTGCCCCGACCGAGACCGAGCCGACACCGAAAGACGGCGGGACGGCCGAGGCCAGGACCGAGACCGAGCCGACACCGAAAGACGGTGGGACAGCCGAGGCCAGGACCGAGACCGAGCCGACACCGAAAGACGGCGGGACGGCCGAGGCCAGGACAGAGCCCCCGGAGCCGTCCGGCGGCAGGACTACCCAGGCCGAGACGGCCGATTCCCCGACAGACAGGACCGGGACGGCATCGACGGACGAGGGAGTGGGAGACAGTCAGACCGCGGCCGGGGCGGTCGACAACGACGCGGTGAGCGACCTCGAAACCCGGTCGATTCCGTCGCTGGACCCCGAACGGTCCAGCTCCACGCCAGAGCAGACGACGCCCACGCAATCGACGACGGCGACGCAGTCGACATCGTCGGAGTCCCCGTCCGCCGAGTCCGCGTCGGCAGACAGTTCCTCGACGGCGGGAGCGGCTGACCCTGAGTCGACCGAGTCCCAGTCGGGGACCTCGGCAGCGACCCAGAAGTCACAGTCCCAGGACTCCCAGTCGACACCGTCCCCGGAGCTACAGGCGACGCTGGAGGAGCGCGAGGCCGAGATCGCGGAGCTGGAAGGCGAGATACGCGACCTCTCGGCGGAGAACGAAGATCTGGCCGCCGAACGCGACCGGCTGCTCGACGAGCTGGAGGAGGCCCGAGCGGAGATACGACGACTCGAAGAAGAGCTGGCAGCGGCCGGCGGGACCGCGCCGAGCGAGCAAACGCTCTCGGCGGCCGAGGCCATCGACGGGACGAACCTCTTCGTCCGCTACCACTCCAAGGGCGAGGCGACGCTGGAGACGGCCCAGAGCGGGAGCGCCGACAGAGCGTCGGTCGAGGAGAACCTCCGGCTGGAGTATCACACCCAGTTCGACGCCGACGAGGCGGTCGTCGACGGCGAGGCCTTCGAGGAGTTCCTCCACGGGAGCATCCAGTACCGCTTCGTCGACTGGCTCGTCCGGAACCTACTGTACGAGATACAGAGTACCGGGCACGAGAGCGCGATGGGCGTGCTCTACGACGCCATCCCGAAGGTCGACCGCGCCGAACTCAACGGGAAGGTGTCGGTGACCTACACCGAGGACGGCCAGGAACACCGCTCACAGGAGACCTTCGACGTGGTCGTCCGCGACCGGATGGGTAATCCGCTCGTGGTCGCCAACATCAACGACGCCCGCCAGCCCGCGACCGACGGGCAGATGACCGACATCGTCCGGAACGCAGAGCGAGTCGGGTCGGCCTCGGACTCGCTGGCGGCGGCGTTTCTCGTCACGAGCAGCTTCTTCGAACCGGAGGCGCTGGAGACGGCGAGGGAAGCCACGTCGAGTGGCCTGTTCAGTCGCGACAAACGCAAGAGCTTCGTCAACCTCTCGCGGAAGGGCGGCTACCACCTCTGTCTGCTCGAAGCGCGAAACAAGGAGTTCCACCTCGCCGTCCCGGAACTCTAG
- a CDS encoding DR2241 family protein: protein MNEDPVDALVATAPDGIDFDGLRVEVGEDGYTFETPAEATSGLDEAALRESAAADPHVGNWYFWHAVAPQTDARWAFLRWLEGAEEHTVPARYDALADGLATEWGQLQVTVSLDGDYGRTYDLRHVDDAATPADGLTAHEDPLDAREIAKHDDDGDYRPLKTAPSLQTGWQFPDLDPADVVEAVHAFYPATVQNWHREREGELDVDHWHETVERQTGIYGVVRTWDRGEGYEHVNWVAEACCDDSQCLKRREWDYDEETELDVDGGDGEFPCREPCSLVVAAARQWTKLEGEQAQTYEFELTPSEKEQVEEIIDAVADGRAGDIREADVYDGANRYRTRFLRAKLFDDDGNLAGVETDD, encoded by the coding sequence ATGAACGAGGACCCGGTGGACGCGCTGGTGGCTACCGCGCCGGACGGCATCGACTTCGACGGCCTCCGCGTCGAGGTCGGCGAGGACGGCTACACGTTCGAGACACCCGCCGAAGCGACCAGCGGGCTCGACGAGGCCGCTCTCCGAGAGAGTGCGGCCGCGGACCCTCACGTGGGGAACTGGTATTTCTGGCACGCGGTCGCGCCACAGACGGACGCCCGGTGGGCGTTCCTGCGCTGGCTGGAAGGCGCCGAGGAGCACACAGTCCCGGCACGCTACGACGCGCTCGCCGACGGCCTGGCGACCGAGTGGGGCCAGCTACAGGTCACCGTCTCCCTCGACGGTGACTACGGTCGAACCTACGACCTGCGACACGTCGATGACGCGGCGACCCCCGCCGACGGACTGACGGCCCACGAGGACCCCCTCGATGCGCGCGAAATCGCCAAGCACGACGACGACGGCGACTATCGCCCGCTGAAGACCGCGCCGTCGCTACAGACCGGCTGGCAGTTCCCCGACCTCGACCCCGCGGACGTCGTGGAAGCCGTCCACGCTTTCTACCCGGCGACGGTCCAGAACTGGCACCGCGAGCGCGAGGGCGAACTCGACGTCGACCACTGGCACGAGACTGTGGAACGCCAGACCGGCATCTACGGGGTCGTCCGCACCTGGGACCGCGGCGAGGGGTACGAACACGTCAACTGGGTCGCCGAGGCCTGCTGTGACGACTCCCAGTGCCTGAAACGCCGCGAGTGGGACTACGACGAGGAGACGGAGCTAGACGTAGACGGCGGCGACGGCGAGTTTCCCTGCCGGGAGCCCTGCTCGCTGGTCGTCGCGGCCGCGCGCCAGTGGACGAAACTGGAGGGCGAGCAGGCCCAGACCTACGAGTTCGAACTGACCCCGAGCGAGAAAGAGCAGGTCGAGGAGATAATAGACGCCGTCGCCGACGGGCGGGCCGGGGACATCCGTGAGGCCGACGTCTACGACGGCGCGAACCGCTACCGCACGCGGTTCCTGCGGGCGAAGCTGTTCGACGACGACGGCAACCTCGCCGGTGTCGAGACCGACGACTAG
- a CDS encoding DUF7541 family protein, with protein sequence MEEQPGLSDQYRTASPWPVFVALGLVLSEIGVFIGLFPVAVFGLILFGGSIAGILTESGYVTRPWPTMVGVGVVLALIAAGLAVAYVPISSITVANIGNGPVLTRLVAVAVAGVVMVAMGGVGSVMEQTKV encoded by the coding sequence ATGGAAGAGCAACCCGGATTGAGCGACCAGTACCGGACAGCGAGTCCGTGGCCGGTGTTCGTCGCGCTGGGCCTTGTCCTCTCTGAGATCGGCGTCTTCATCGGCCTCTTTCCGGTGGCCGTCTTCGGACTCATCCTCTTTGGCGGCTCCATCGCCGGTATCCTCACCGAGTCGGGCTACGTAACGCGGCCGTGGCCGACAATGGTCGGCGTCGGCGTCGTGCTGGCTCTCATCGCTGCGGGGCTGGCCGTCGCGTACGTCCCGATATCGTCGATTACGGTCGCCAACATCGGTAACGGGCCGGTTCTCACCCGTCTCGTCGCCGTCGCGGTCGCGGGCGTCGTGATGGTGGCGATGGGCGGGGTCGGCTCGGTCATGGAACAGACCAAGGTCTGA
- a CDS encoding CbiX/SirB N-terminal domain-containing protein, translated as MDQALVIAAHGSHLNAESSSPTFAHADTIRATGAFSEVRESFWKEEPHFREALRTVDAEEVYLVPLFISEGYFTEQVIPREFRLDEWDPELWDSDGTSADFATLTADDTGQTVHYCGPVGTHDSMSDVIVQRAKSVTDDPDVGEGVGLAVVGHGTERNENSAKAIEYHADRIAEMDRFDEVKALFMDEDPEVDDVTDFFESDDIVVVPLFIADGYHTQEDIPEDMGLCEDYRGGWGVPETVDGHDIWYAGAVGTEPLMADVVLERAAEAGADVSAAIEQVRGESGAGPAAGD; from the coding sequence ATGGACCAAGCGCTCGTCATCGCCGCCCACGGCTCGCACCTGAACGCCGAGTCGAGCTCGCCCACGTTTGCACACGCGGACACCATCCGCGCGACCGGCGCGTTCAGCGAAGTCAGAGAGTCCTTCTGGAAGGAGGAACCGCACTTCCGGGAGGCGCTGCGGACGGTGGACGCCGAGGAGGTGTATCTCGTGCCGCTGTTCATCTCGGAGGGCTACTTCACAGAGCAGGTCATCCCGCGGGAGTTCCGTCTGGACGAGTGGGACCCGGAGCTGTGGGACTCCGACGGTACGAGCGCCGATTTCGCCACGCTCACCGCCGACGACACCGGCCAGACCGTCCACTACTGCGGACCGGTCGGTACCCACGACTCGATGAGTGACGTCATCGTCCAGCGCGCGAAGTCGGTGACCGACGACCCCGACGTGGGCGAGGGAGTCGGCCTCGCGGTCGTCGGCCACGGCACCGAGCGCAACGAGAACTCCGCGAAGGCTATCGAGTACCACGCCGACCGCATCGCCGAGATGGACCGCTTCGACGAGGTGAAGGCGCTGTTCATGGACGAGGACCCCGAAGTCGACGACGTGACCGACTTCTTCGAGAGCGACGACATCGTCGTCGTTCCCCTCTTTATCGCCGACGGCTACCACACCCAGGAGGACATCCCCGAAGATATGGGGCTGTGTGAGGACTACCGCGGCGGCTGGGGCGTTCCCGAGACCGTCGACGGCCACGACATCTGGTACGCCGGCGCCGTCGGCACCGAGCCGCTGATGGCCGACGTCGTCCTGGAGCGGGCAGCCGAGGCCGGAGCCGACGTGAGCGCGGCCATCGAGCAGGTCCGCGGGGAGAGCGGCGCGGGGCCGGCGGCGGGCGACTGA